The following is a genomic window from Patagioenas fasciata isolate bPatFas1 chromosome 1, bPatFas1.hap1, whole genome shotgun sequence.
TGTACTCTTGAGGCATATGTAATGCAAATATAATGCTTTAGCTTCAGGCTAAAACTTGTAGCAATCAAGCGGTAGACCTCCCTGTCCATCTCAATCCTGTAAGCCAAGTTTGCAGGTCTAAACATAGTTCTGGCATGTTTTTGAGCACAGGCAGGTAATATATGTGTGTTCCACTTTAGAATGTAGATGGACCAATAACAGCAGGCTCTTGTTGCCTTAGGGGCAGGGAACTGGGGTTTTTCTGGTGGGATGGGGTTGGATTGACGTAGTAAGTAAAATTTCCCTAAAGTTGAGGGGAAGGTGCTTCATGAACTTTCTGAGCTGTATATGTTTTGTTGTTGACAAAATACAGGCACAGAATGGTTCCAGAAGCCCTAGGTCAAGAGAGAGACGGCAGGGAGCTCTGAGGTTGAGTAGAGGCTCTGAAGGGCACCAGTGATGCAGGGAATTTCCTTCAGGACCAGAGAGGGTGAGCGGAATTTGTTGCAGTGCTGGCAGTGAGTTGGCTGGAGGCAAAGAACTGCCCGTAAGGACAGAGTGGATGATGTTTTAATTGTCTTCAAACTTGTCTTAAGGTTTTCTTTCCAAACCTTTTGGTCATCTGTGGATAGTACTGTCTAGAAGACCTGGGCGATTTCACCTCGGTGCTCTGACTTGCAAAGACAGGAACAGGACAGCAAGAGGGAACAGCAGCTTTCCCGTTTAATACCACAGATGCGATTactttctgctgctgttctggGAGTCATAGGAAATAATCAGTCTCTTGTAGTGTAAAGCTGCCTCTCTCATCTTTGGTATAGATGTGGTGCTATTTTTTTGCGCTGTATGGAGCAAGTGATTAATCTGTTCTTCACTGAAACTTTCTTGGAATTTATTTTTGCTACAGTAAGGGTGAAGTGTTACATGGGAGGCAGATGCCCCTGCTTCCACGCCTCCCAGTTTCTTGTTACCATCTCAGTGTAGATACAAGTGGAGGATGATATCCGTGTCAAAAAGGACAAAGGGAGATACTCGGGTTCATTCCTTGTAAGTGGGGGGAAAGGGGGTTTAGATACAGGAAAGAGGTGACTCCTGCCTGCAAACTGGATTTTTAACCCTGTGGCTTTGTGGCCAGTTCTTCTCTTTTCCACCAGCCTGAATTTATCCCCTTTTTCTGTTGTAATCTGCCTTGCCATCCTCCTAGTACACGATCACATGGATAATTAAGTTTTAAGGACAGTAGAATTACAGTGCTCTGACATCCACCCACCCGTGGTGGGAAACACGGTTGGTGACAAGTTCATCCCTCTTACTTTCCTCCCCCCCTCAACTTTGGCCAAGGGAAGGTTTTGAACTGGTTTCTGCTAGTGCAGGGTCAGATTCAAGGAACATCCCCCCTTCAACCTCCCACAGATCCAGACATTTTGTAACGTCTTTAGTGTACAAGGCATTATATTCGTGGGGGATATAGATTGTTAGTAAATGCTGTATAACAGTGAACAGGATCACTGTGGATAGTTAGAACTGTAGTGTGAACCAGCACTGCGGGGAATATTGTTGCGTCTTTTCATACTGTTGGATCATTGGTTTTATTGTCACTGCTACGTTGCCTCAGAACGTTTCCTTCAAAATTAGATGTTACAGTTAAATAAGATTTTTCAACCTTGCCACAGCAAgagttcttttctttctttgaatacAACgtataggaaaataaaaatttgcTTACTTGAGGCATGAGTTAGGGAGGGTGTTCTGCTGCGTATCTTTTGGAAATGGGTGAATTGTGCCCTCTGTGTTGTACTTGGGCAATATTGTAGCTCTGGCAATTTTACTAGTGCCAGGCTGTGTAAGTGTATCTATCTGCTTCTCTTGTGATACCTGGGGCTTTCTCGGCCTGGTGCCTACAGAAGAGTTCTCAAGGTGAACGTGCCACCTGTGGTGCTTTAACCTGCCCACAAGTCTGATAAAACAACTGGTACAAGCTTTTGTTTAGGAAGAGTTAATGTTGTTAAGAATGTGTAGACATGCAAACCACAGATGTGATCATTTTTAGCATCTTGtaaagtttggtgtttttttactAAAGGGGGAAGATGGAGAAGCAGGTTATGGGTTGCTTCAGGATGGCCTTAGATGCGAAAGACAGCAACAGTCTAGTTCATATACAGTctcatttccttctctttgtctTTAGTCTTTCTCTCGCCAATCCCCTTGTTTTCCTCTCCAGATGGTTCGTGAATGCGTACGTAAATGTACTGTTTACGCTTTCtacatcaaaaaaacccacagaaagcaATTGccgttttttaatgtatttgtttaatctgcagttaaaaaaaaaaaaggaaacccaaCTTTTCTAAGCATATGAATGACGTACTTCTAAAACAACATAATGATCAAggtcattttcatttaaaaaagcagAAACTCAAATTTAACAGGCCTTGAAATCCCACTTTAagaagtttttaatttaaaatatttcaaagcgAGTCTGTTCTTCAGATTAAGGGAAGGTGAAGCTTATATTTAAAAGAGCTGAAATAGAACAAAATACTGAATTCTATTCTCATCTCATTCTCATTTAACACTTTGCTTTTTAGATACGCAGTTTAGCATTCCACATGAGgttgtctttattttctttaagccACGATTATGTCAAATTAATTCCTTTTTTGTCTCTGTGTCATGCAGTGTTAATAACATTACCAGGCTTGCAACATCTCAAGAGCTGTTTAGTCACAAAAACGAATGCTCCAGAAAGTGAACTTCAAGAAATAATTGGACTGTTCTGTTTATAAAACCCATGTAGATGGCTCCAGAAACTCAATGGTAAGGTTTGAGAGGTATAGTATGGATTCAGGCACCTTTATCCTTGTTTTCCAAAGCTAGAAATCCTAAGTCGTTTGAGCTTAGTACCTTCCTTATTAGGATTGATCCTATTAGGTATTAAATCTCTAATTCCAGTTTGCTTAAGCAGCAAGGGTGAGGTTAGAAACTCCCCCCCGcctttttctccttcctgttGAGCGTTTTCTCCTGCAGGGAATGGGGGTTAGCTTCGGCAAAGCTAAAGGCACTACCATGAGTGCCCGCTCTCCATGTGGAATAAAAAGGGGTTGTAATTTTGTGTCAGAAGTGTCTGGTTCAAGGACTTACAAATACAGTGGCTGTTGTAGATTCTGAAGGGCCTTGAGCCTCTTTGGTTTGCAACTCCATGTAAATACTTTAGCCATAGTAGCTGGGTAGCAGATACTTCTAAGACATTACAGCGGTATCGTGGATACAAGATTCTTGATGCTGGGGCTTCTTTGATGTTGGGATGTGCGAAGGGTTTTGATTCTGCGGCCGCGCACATTCCCTTCCGCAGCCCCTTTTCCTGCCGTTTGTTTCCGATTTAGCACAATGTGCACTTTCCCGTGTCCCCCGGAGCAGCTTTGTGGGAAAGGTATGCTGTAATTGGTTTATAGCCATTCATAATGACCTGGCAACTTGGTATGAATAGCAACGGGGAGCAACTTAACTTGTGATTTATTTAAGTAAGCTACATGGATGAAAGGTACTCCCAGATGTATAAGTTGAGCTAGTTGCCTAATTGGACGTAAATTTTCACATCTAGCTCAGAGAGAGGGTTTTGTTACGAAGGCTGAATTTGGATTTATGAGCAAGCTTCTGGACTGCTAAACCGGTTTCTGGGCAAAGTTTAATATTGTCTCTTTTGGGGGTGTCTTAGTTTTTGAATTCAGTAAGTGCTGCCATACCCTTGTCATTTGTGAAGCTAATGGAATTTTAAttaaagattttgtttgtttgtttgttcatttacaGTTCTAATACCTTTACCTTGCTTTTGGTGCAGTAACACCCGCTTTGATTTAAAGGCCAGAATTGGTACTGCTGCTTTGGTTGTTGTCTTTTACCAGTTTGTCATCGTTGCATCCCTGCTTATTTTGTGAAGGCTCTCGTTGCTTTTTCTCACACAACGCCCATGATACGAGCGACCCACCAGCTGCAGGGCATGATGATTCGGCAGGCAGTACGGCAGCCCTGGTAGTTGTAAGGCCAGGGGTAGTAGCCCAGCAGAGGCTCGCAAATCCTCTGGCACTGCGTGTAACTTCGTCTGCATTCAATGCAGCACACGCCCAGGTGATCCAGCATGGGGTCAAAAGCCATTCCTTCACCTTCCAGCTgctgaaatgtaaaatattaaatGTCATCCCAGTGCCCTCATTCCCAGAGAGTGCAGAATGTACCGATGCTCCTGTTAACCCTACAAAAGGTAAAAACTGAAATCTCAGTCCTGTTGAAGTTAACAGAACTCCCACTAACTGACCCGGTgcatcttgctttattttttctttcttttgtcttgCTCTTTTTTTAAGAAGTGTAGAATCGGTGCAGTCACCCGTgtaaaatggaaagaaacaacagGGAGCTCTAACTTCATTAGATTTCTTCTACAGTCCTTGCAAAAGATCCAACAGCAGTAAACTctaaaattttaaatattaacaatggaaAAGATTTCAAGAAATTTATCTGGGTCTTTTATGCAGATTACAATCTCTGAAGTATATGCTGTATTTTtaatgtttggttttaatttttgtattttaatgcttttttacaCCATTCCAGGAAACTATTCAGTTTCCATTACTCTGCAGTTTTCTGAATATTTCTCTTTTATCTTTCAGTCTGCTTTTTTATCCCCTTTGCCACACTTAGGTGCATTGTGGACAGTGCGAATTGTGCCTGTTCTGTATCTGACAGTAAGGAGTTACATGAAGCAAGGCACACATAAAATATGTAAAAGCAGTCTCTTGCCTTCACCCTTCCaaattcctttcctcctttctgggggaaaaaaaaaaaaaggtaacctgGATATTCTGCTTTTGAAActcatttgtttttctcctgttggtgttatttcaaaaaaagcagcagcaaagagcaAATGCCAAAGTAACGCCTGTTTTTTTCACCTGAGCATTTTTCATTCAGAAAACCAGCAGCAGGCTGAAAAGGTGAGGCACAGGACGGTGCCATCTCTTGTCTGGGCTTGTATGGAGCGCCAGTGACAGCTTGGTGTCATTTGGGCCCCCAGCCCTGAGAGTGGGGAGGATGTTGTTCCCTTGTACAGGATTCATCATCGTTGAATTTGGGTATCTGCAATGTGACCTTCTACACCTGACCTCATCATTCAGACTCCACTCACAGTGGAGAAATAGTTCTAGGGAGGAGTCATTTCATCCTACAGGAAAGACCCACAGTATAATTATGGTCCTTTTGAATTGACCGAGTCTGCCTCTAAAGAAAGCTTGGATGGAGGCATCTGCGCAACAACCAGGTGAAGGTGAATCCTGCCCTGCAGGCTGAGGGAAGTCACAggatcacagagtggttggggttggaatggacctctggagatcatctagtccaaccccctgctaaatcagggtcaccagagcaggttgcacaggaaacATCTGGTGACCGTATCTGATGGGATGTTCTCCATTTGGCCCAGGGTCCCTCTGGCTGGAAGAGGGCACCTGCAGCAGTTGTTTTGCTGCTGCCCTGCAGGGACATGGCAGCTTGGACCCCATGGACACGGTCACGTTAGTAGCTGTGAGAAATTACATTCCAGTGCCGCTGCTGTTTTACTGACCTCGTGAGAGAGTCGATTTAGATCCACTTTATTTGGAGTGATTAATTTAAGTTTAATTAAGGGATGTCAACTCGGCAGAACGCTGTCACAGTATAATGATCTCCCGCTGTTGCATAAATGTCAAGTCAGAGCTGGGACTTATTTCCAAAGCAGGAGGCATTTATCCTGTGACAGTGTTGTATTAAAATGACTTACTCCTGCTGCACCAAATGGTGGGTGCAAATTGTCTGGCGCGGGTGCAGCAGACTGGAAGGTGCTACTGTGCAGCCGCTTTCCTGCAGCGCGGCAAAGGTGTGGGGACACAGCGGGGCGGCATCTCtgtgctttctgggggctgcttcaTTTTGAGAGAGTGAGAACAAGTTTTGTGAGACTCATCCTCCGCCCACTGTTTCCATCTATGAACAGGTTCTCCTCTGTGAATCGTTTGCTAGACCATAGCCGTTTACCATCATAGAGAAGAGGCTgagaaaacagatttatttgGCCTAACCTTAATCTCATTGCAACCAGAAACTGACACTGCTTTCCTCGACAGTAgttacagaatcagagaatcacagaatgtcagggattggaagggacctcgaaagatcatccagtccaatccccccaccggagcaggaacacccaggtgaggttacacaggaaggcgtccaggtgggttttgaatgtctccagagaaggagactccacaacctccctgggcagcctgttccagtgctctggcaccttcactgtgaagaagttgcttctcaaatttaaatggaacctcttgtgttccagtttgtacccattgccccttgtcttaccattggttgtcaccgagaagagcctggctccatcctcctgacactcaccctttatatatttgtaaacattaatgaggtcacattAATGAGTCACTTCTGATGCTAATTTCTATTTGGGGGCAAAGTATATTTCTAGGTACTGGACTGTCTCTTTACTTTGTCAGTACATTACAGGGTTCAACTCTCTGATCAAGATGAGCTTTGATTTGCTTTCAGAATGTGCTGTCCCTGTCGGATTTCTCTAGTGGTGCTTATGGACCTGAACCCTGAAAAGCAACTTGGGGGTCAATTTGCCATAAACCTGCCACCTCAAACACTTGTGCTTGTTTCAGACTGAAGTTTGATGAAAACCAGGAGTAGGCTTGTTTTGAACTCAGTAGGTGTTTTACAAGCTTCTTCCAGAGAAAAACTAAACAGGCAAAGACTGTGtagattaagagaaaaaaaaagacaaccccCTTATCACCGGTACTACCTGCCTGCAACAGTCTTGAGCTTTGAAAAGAGATTATAGAGCAAATACGTACATTATATGGGTTGTCTGGATTAAGCGTTTGATCCGTTTCTTGTCCCATTGGCCTGGTTTCATTAGATTGGAGATGAAGTTCTTGAGTCAGCTGTGTGGTGGGTGACCTGGTGTTTACTTCTTCAGCAGCAGCTTCCAAGTCTTCGGCGTCAAAGTTTGATTCTGACTGGCGTctgtttctcttcatttctctcctTTGGTTAGCTGATGAAATAATCACAAGAGGATAATCTTCAGTGTTTCCTTGTTTATCCACACATTATCTGAGgtttcagtgttttaaaaaagggaaaagggcagagGGAAAGATGAAACTGTGTGGTGGCAAACTTGATAAACATCATCATGGGAGCTGCTTGCCTCCTGTGCTGTATCTGCAGCAAATGTCAGTCCAAAGGGCTGTGAAATTCCCTTGTTTACCCCCTCGCCTTCCCCTTGAGGCAAAATGTGTGTGAGGAGTTTGGGGTTGTATTTGACCTTCTGCGTGGTCACTGGTGTTACCTTGGCAGCAGTTGCCAGTGCTAGCAAGACTGGTCATTGCACCTCATTTTCGAAAGTGCTTTTGTGACAGGCCGGTGCCCTGCTCCCAAGGGCAGCGAGGGAACATGGTGGATACTGCTCTTTTGTTGTCCAGTGGGATATGAAAGCTCATAATACGAGTGGAAAATACCGGCAGTTTGGAATCAACAGACCAAGGAGGAGTAAATCTTTTcaagccttctcctctcctcccaggCCTGGAAGTTATCTGGAGAAGTTGCCATCTCCCTTGTGACTCCTGAACACCTTTGCAAAGCTTGGCTGTGCGTGATGGGAGTACTTCAGTCCTAAGACAGCCTCCAACACCTCATGAACTTCACCTGTCAGTTGCCTACCTAAAGTATCTTGTCCCACCACTCCAGTGACATCCTCTGGAGAAGCAGGGTGGGAAACATGACAGGCTATGGTCCCAGATCAGGAGCTTGCTGGTTCCCTAACTCTTGGCCAGGTCTGATGTCCCTGTTATTGGGTTTGAGCTGCTAAAACATTTTGGGACTAGTTTAAGCTATTGTCTTGTCCTTCTGTAGGAGGAGGCTGACCTCTCTGGCAATGCTTCGTCTCACAGTAAGTCACCCACATGGGTTATGTAAATTGTCTTGAGGAAAGGCAGCTAGAGAACACCAAACATCTGGGTAAGTGTGGTTTCCCAGATGTGCAAGTCTTGGTGGGGCAGACCTGATCTGGGGAAGGTGTTTAGATGAAGAGAGGGATAGCAAACTTTTCAAATACAAGAAGTGTTACCTTTGGGATATGTCGGTCGCAGCCAGAAAATTGGAAGATCCCCACAAAGCTCTAAAATTTTGGGGCTTAGGAAACCGTTATGCTTGATGGGTTCGTCTGCAGCCACCCAGATAAGGGAGTTTTCGTCAAATCTCACAGGCATGATTTCATCTTCCTGCAAACAGAAGAGCATAAATCCTTTGCTAGCTCAGTGAACAGTCATGTGCCTGCTCGCTGTTAATTCTTGAGCATCAAGCTGTATAATCATCCGCTGCAGCTAATACTGAGCATCCTTGTATTTCGTGAACGTGAACTGACTGTACTGAGCCAAAGCCTGAGTAAAGGTCGCCACCATGGAAATGAATGGCAAAACTGCTGTCAGCTTTGCTGGGGCTTAGATTTCACCTGTCTCTCTCCTGGACGGCTTTTGCCCCTCGTACAAGGACTACGTGTTGAAGGTCTTTTAGCCCGAACCACCAGATTTTTCAGGTGGTAGCAACTGAATATTTACCACCTTCAGCAGAGCGGCAATGAAATACGTCAGCTGAAAACAAGACTCT
Proteins encoded in this region:
- the CNMD gene encoding leukocyte cell-derived chemotaxin 1 isoform X2 — its product is MAEGSEKVPIARAGPEDVEQCLPPAYAAAAPGPGRLLKAGAAVLIAGALLLLAGAIGAFYFWKATERQVYNVHYTMSINGKVQDGSMEIDAGNNLETFKTGSGSEEAVEVHDFQIGITGIRFAEGEKCYIKAQPKAHVPEVDAMTKASLTSELEDEIMPVRFDENSLIWVAADEPIKHNGFLSPKILELCGDLPIFWLRPTYPKANQRREMKRNRRQSESNFDAEDLEAAAEEVNTRSPTTQLTQELHLQSNETRPMGQETDQTLNPDNPYNLEGEGMAFDPMLDHLGVCCIECRRSYTQCQRICEPLLGYYPWPYNYQGCRTACRIIMPCSWWVARIMGVV
- the CNMD gene encoding leukocyte cell-derived chemotaxin 1 isoform X1, whose product is MAEGSEKVPIARAGPEDVEQCLPPAYAAAAPGPGRLLKAGAAVLIAGALLLLAGAIGAFYFWKATERQVYNVHYTMSINGKVQDGSMEIDAGNNLETFKTGSGSEEAVEVHDFQIGITGIRFAEGEKCYIKAQPKAHVPEVDAMTKASLTSELEDEIMPVRFDENSLIWVAADEPIKHNGFLSPKILELCGDLPIFWLRPTYPKANQRREMKRNRRQSESNFDAEDLEAAAEEVNTRSPTTQLTQELHLQSNETRPMGQETDQTLNPDNPYNQLEGEGMAFDPMLDHLGVCCIECRRSYTQCQRICEPLLGYYPWPYNYQGCRTACRIIMPCSWWVARIMGVV